The window tagctgggattacaggcatgcaccaccacacccagctagttttgtatttttagtagagatggggtttctccacgttggtgaggctggtctcgaactcctgacctcaggtgatccgcctgcctcggcctcccaaagtgctgggattataggtgtgagccactgcgcctggcttcttTATACTGAGTCTTAAAagatctctttaaaaattaagtttaaaaagaatAGCACACATCAGTATGTATGTATACGtctcatttatatgaaatcaggaaatatatatgttattactTATTATACATAAATTGTCTGGAAGGATATATAAGCTATTGTGAACACTGGTTGCTCTGGAGAGGGAAAGCTGGAAGGCGGTTAATGGAGGGAGGCCAACTTACGTTTTACTGTATACTCCTTTGTACCATGTGAATGTATTAACCTATTCGAcaattagtttaaaaatttttttttaactattaaaaagGTATACATTGTCCTTAGGGGAAAGGTGTGGTAGAATTTATAGAAGAAACAATAAATTTTGTCCCAAACCCATTATCCTTCCCATACCCACTCTGTAAGGCCACTGCTAACACAGTCTCTGAGCCTGACCTGACCCAGGCAGGGCCCCAAAAGTTCTGCAGTACTGGTCTTGCTTCctcaagaaaaacaaatcctCTTTCTGCATTTCTTTGGAAATACTGAGCAAAAAGAGATGGCTGGGATTTCACAGAAATTACATGTTAACTTTTAGATCACTGCTGAAACTAAAGAATGGGTCTAGAAACCAAAACGAAAGAACTGGATAGAACACTGGAAATCTCAATGAATGCTGGAAAGCCCTCTACATACTATTTCATTTTCTGCCTTGGTAATAGGGTAGCTAATAGAAGATAAAAACAGAGAAGATGAGAATGTCTTATGCAAATAACAACCTTTAGCATTCTTTACTCACACAGCAGTATTCCTTAGTGGGTACATACTCATGCATAGACAAGCTTTACCCAAAAGAACAAGTCCATACCATGCAGAACACAATCCCATGATGAAACCTCTCTAAAAGCCTGACTGGCTACTAAAACCAattggtgttttttttaaattctggagtTAGTAGCTACATCATGCAAGCTGGGAAACAGTGATTAAGAAATAGTGTCACTTGTAGGCTGTGAAAAATCTCAAAGACAAGGGAACATTTTTTGAAAGCTAGATTCAGGGAAGCCACGattaaatgtatacttttttggggaattgggggtggggggaaacgGGGCTACCATTTCTAAATCTTAAAGGAATCATCTTCTTAATCTCATTCCAATTACTTGACTGAATAGAGccaaaaaagagtaaaattatgAGGAACACAACATGGGCAAGTTTTATGGACTATGTTTGATGGACACAGACTATGCCCAAAACTCAAACCCACATGGAACTGTGGGGCAATGGATATAAGCAACAAACTGGTCAAAAAATGTATCTGTATCATTGAGAGATCATTTCCCATtactagaaacacaaataaatcgGTGCCTACCAATGCTGGTTTGAGGCCACCATTTCCTCATAAGGAGGTGGACTGATTTCATTTAACCTAAAAGCAGTTTGGATATTTAGTCCCACCAGCACAAGCTacatataaattgaaaaaaatctcatgcACATAGCTagacatgaaatattttctttcctcctgtgAATCCTTATACCAAGTAATGATTAAAATTTAGCTGTAAACTTGATACATAGGaggcacaattttaaaaaaattaagaaatggatGATGATAGGTCTTTTGTTAGACAATTCATTGAAAATTCAACTTCCCCTAAAATTCAACGTTCAGTGCTGGGTAAAAAAGGCATGCAACCAAGTTACCAGCCTCCTCAAGCAGGACACAAGGAACACATTGGCTGCAGAAAACACACCGTAGCAGTTATAGGTTTCATGCCAACAAACCAATGATTAACAAGGATGATTAGAGTCTGGATGGAGCCAAGACACAAGCTCTTTGCCTTTCTGATGCTGACTCAAAAGCCACAAGCACACACATTTCCCCATGGCAGGTTCATACCAGCGGACTTCAGTTGCTTATGTCTCTCTTGTTCCTGGATTGTAGACTTTGGCAAAAGTGGAGTAAGTCCTCGGGACTTGGTGGGTCTCATGTAGCCTTTCATTGGTTCTGCCATTCtgcttttatcttcctttttcccttctcctGGTGTCTTTGATTcagatttttctgtcattttctgaGGTGTCTCCAAAATCTTATCTTTGGGTTCTGGGAGTCGAACACCCTTGGAAGCAGTCATTATTACTAACGTATCCGCCACCTCTGAAGGAGGAGCTTCGACTTTGCTATGTAAGAAATCTGACTGGATTTCTGGTGTTGGCAAGGAAACGCTTTCCAATTCCGTGATTTTACAAGCCAGACTAATTTCTTTCAATTTATCATTTTCACTTTTTGGAGACAAAAGAGTCAGATCTACCTTCTTATTCAAACTATCTGAACCTTTGGAATTTCTATCTTGAGCATTTTGGTCCTCACAAAAACTGAGCTTTTGTGCTTTGTCTTCCAGTAAGTCAGGAATCTGAACTGCAACAGACCCTTCTTTAgtctctttctcttcattcaCTGGATGTGCTGGGAAATTACCTCTATCTGCATATCCTTCTAGGGCTCTGGCCTCTCCTGGTAGGCTCTGGTCTTCTACTGGCACTCCAGGAAGGAGGTGACCTTTTGCTAGCTCTGTGACTTTCTCTACTGAATGCTTAGACGCACCACTGTGCACTGACTCAGATTCTCCTATCACATGCCCTTCATCGATCCCTGCTTCATTTTTCATGGAATCAGCAAGCTCAGCTTTATTCTTAAGAGAGTGATCTCCATGAATGTTAACTGTTTCTATGGCTGTTGTAATAGGTAGAGCAACTCCTCCTGTGCTTGTAGAGGGCACAACAGCAGAGGGACCCTTGGGTCTTTCTTGACCTGGGACTCCATCTTTGGTGTAGTTATCTACCATTAATGATTTGGAAATCTGGGCTGGGGCtatctcttgcccattttttgCCAAGGTATCTGGAAAGGAATCACCTTCCTTTACTACTTGAGGAGTAGGAGTGGGCAGTTTTTCACAGGCTGCTGATTCCAGAACCTCTAGAGGAGATGATTTATTTATCAGCTCTGATGGTGTTCTGGGACAGGTAAATGTAATATTTCTATTTTCGTCCATATAGGCCATTCCTTCAATTCCCTGGTCCCCTGTGGTTTCCATGGGAACATGTATTTTTGTTGCATCTATCTTATTCTCCAGAATGTGCTTCTCAGGAGaactatttttaacctttttactTTTTCCATCATTACTCCTTTTACTTGGTTTGTCAGCCACTGCAGTGTATCTATTGGCTGCATCTGTCTTATTCTCCTCAGATACTACTGAAGGAACAAATCCTGCCCCCTGGATTTGCTCTTGGCAGCTCACATCTGTCACCTTGGCAGGTGGTTCAGTAACAGTAGAAGCCTTGACTGTGCTTATCTTGTTTTCCCCAAGAGTCCCAAGCTCAACAAAATTAACCTGAAAATTTCCACCCTTCCTGTCAACTGCTTCCACTGTGGGTGTATCTGGTGTATGTGAGAACGAAGAATCATGCATTTTGGGGAAAGTAAATCCTATTTCCTTGCTTTTATGGGGAATACTACCAGTATCTCCATCCTTCCCTTCAAAAGGTGGGTTAAggatttcttccttcctctccattctAGCAGGCTGTgtggaataattatttttaaactttttgctttTGCCTTCATTGCCTCTCTTTTTAGGCTTTTCAGAAATCCAGGGAGCTGCCTCATGATCCTTCCATGGACACCTTCCTTCCTTGCTCTGGTTATTGACACCCATATCTTTGACTACATCTCCTGTTTCTGTGCTAACACCAGAAGTCTGAGTCATGCCTGATCCACTTTCCAAAGGAATCAATGCCTGCATGGTGCCTGCCACCTTAGGCTGAGTCATCTCTTTAGGCTCCCCCATCACCACTGCCTCCGTGAGATCAGCCTTAGTGCCTGGTTGCTTTGAAGAATTCAGCCCCAGCTCCTCACTCTTATCCTGAGTAGTCATTCCTTCAGTTTTAGAGACTGGCTCACTCGGTATGAGAACAGCCCTTCCGTCCTTCTGGCTGTCCAGAAGAAATGGCAGCTCAGATTTTGCTTTTACCTTCCCAGAATCTGTTCTCATTTTCCCAGaacttccccttcccttcctgcttTTGCCATCACCTGCCATTCTCTTAAATGGTTCATTCTCTACCCCAGGGACCTGTACCAACACTTGGCCCTGCAGCTGCTCAGAAGTAAAGATGCTGATCTCTTGTCTTTCGTTGGGAAAAGCTTCCTTTTTTAGTTCTTTATCCTCTTCAGCTCCTTCAGGAAACTCCTTCAGTTTGACATTCTGCAGTTTAGTCATTTTACTTTCATTATTCCCTTCTTTTAGATTACATTCTAATGGATTACTTGCTATCAAAGTGGGTACCAAATTTGGTATTTCTTTTGCTGCTGTGGGTTTTGAAACTACACCCATAACCTCTTGGTCCAAGAAAGGAGAGCAACCCTCTTTAAGTCTGATATCCAAAGGGGTTTCTACATTGTATGCAGAAACTTCTGCTAGGGGTCCTTTCAGATTGAGAGGGCCTACTGACTGGCTTTTATCTACAGGAGTCTTCAGGTGGGGTGCAGGCTGTGGTTTGTATTCATGTTGCTTCAGCAATTTCTTGTCTTGGTTTTGTAGTACTGACTTGTTACTTTTGCTCTCTTCCTCTACTCTCAGCTTAGACTGAGAACTTATTGCAGTTTTGGGGGCTTCTTCAGAAGGATATAAAGGAATTCTGAGACTCTCTGAGACAAAGTTCTCAGCTACCAGTCTGGCTGCACTGGAGTTAACTAAACATTCCCTTTTCAAGTTTTCTCCAGATACAAGTCCATATTCTGTACCCATAGTGGTAGGCTGGCTGGGGAGAACACCTGATTTTTGTGTGTCAGCTGCAAATGGATGACCTTTAGGCTTATCTGCATTGTCATCATCCGAAGGTCCTCCAGCCCGTGGTTGAGAATATCTCTTTTGCtttggtttcttcttctttttcttcatcattaTTGGTGTGCTTTCTATATCCCAGGCCTCCCTGCCAAGAtccctctggggttcaagtgagtcAACATGAATACTTTTTCTTTGGTTCCCAGGCCCACCACAGGAGGATGAACCAGAGACCCAACCTGACTCAGACAAAGAGCAGTGGCCCAGCCTGTGATCAAGAGTCTTCCATGGAGGAGAGCctcccagcagctcaggagggACCCTGGCAGGCTTGGGCCGGGTTGACCTGCGGTCACTGGGTCTGCAAACTTGTTTGGCTTGTGTGGGAGGGGTACCGCAATACATGAAGTTGGCTAAAATTCCAAACAAAAAACTCCTCGTtattgtttcttaaaaacaacaaaaaacaaacaaacaaacaaaaaaaccagaccATATAAATGACTAATTTAAGGAGGCTATTTTCACTAATACATATAGTACTTACTGTAATTTGCTCAGGAAAACAGtcttttctaaaacatttctCACTTTTAACTGGCGCtagcaaaaatatttaacagatCATCATCTCAGGTAAAGattgttttcaaacatttataaaatatttgaaatttcagAAGTAGCAggattgaacttttaaaaatgaaacatttcacATCTTTTAACCTCTAAAAATAAGCACTTACTGCCTGTAAATCTCATCTGATTTATATTGGTCATTCTTAGTGCTTGCCTCTTTTTGGTGAAATTTATTAATTGCTTCAGTTAAATATACATGATTTTGGACAAAATTTATAATTCTAAGACTAGGTCACCAATATTAAACTAATACTTGTCAAACAAACCAGACAGATTCTGGGAACTAGATCAGAAGGCCAGACTTAAGTCActtcacgcacacacacaaaatatactgAATCCACATTTTGGTCAGAGAAAAATTCTCATGATTCCAGAACCAGAGCATCCTACTTTGAAAGACAAATATGTTAAATTTCAACATTCTGCTCCTAAATGTACTTcccaaaagacagagaaatatatataatgttaagtaggataattaattttaacaattaaGATGAGTACCTTTGGAAGAGTTTCAGCAGGTGATCTGGTCTAACCTTCCTCCCAGTTAATATAATATGGATCCAAGATCCTGGCAAGAGTCTCATTAAGAGCAGGTATATGCCAGCTCCTGTCAAGTCTGACCCAATAAATTGATTTCCAAGaatattataatatgtaaatagTGGATTTCATTCTTGTCCTTACCCCTCCAATATCCTCTAAATCCTAGCCTTTGTTTAATATCTCAGGTTAATTATTGCATCGCTCAAAAAATTGCTAGGCTATAGTATCCCCCAGTATTTATAACATTTAATTCAGCAATTAATCAGCAGCTATTCAGTGCCAtcttttatactattttattcaattattatgTAAATCTTGGGTTTCAGAGTTCATGCCTGAGAACTTATCTCTTCATTCAGgttataatataataattcagGGGGCAAGGACGGGGACTTAAATATCTATATGCCTTAACATGGTGTATTTTGTATACCATAAGCACTTGATAAATCTTTACTGATTTGTTGAGTCagtaaaacaacatttaaaaaaaaaatcacacatttatTTAAGCTCTAGTCTTGTGCTAGGTAGTGTGCAAAGCATTAGagattctaagtgaaataagtcatgGGCCCTTATGTCCCATATGTCAGGATGTCCACATTCCAATCATAGTCacagaaaagtaaacagaaaatcaaGTTGATAATCATATACATATGCTTCTGGGTTATTAAAAACAGGTAATCTTCAAATTCACTGAATAATCAAACTTTAAATTGGAAAGTATCTTAGAGCAGTACCTCTCAAAGTTTAATGAAAATTAGAATTATCTggggatctaattaaaatgcagataataattACAAAGGCCTAAGGTAGagcccaagattctgcatttctaccaGCCTCTCAGGTAATGTAGATGCTGTTGGGCCATGGAACACTGTAACTAGTAAGACTTTAGAGAACATTTGAccaattaatttatattatagcTAAGTAAACTGAGATATAGGCAAGTTATGTAACTTGCTTAAGACCACACAGGATAGAATAGTGAATAGCTGAACCAGATCAAAATTTGGGTGTCCTTTCTTCACTATGAAAACAGtggagaaggccaggcacggtcgctcacgcctgtaatcccaacactttgggaggctgaggtgggcagatcaccagaggtcaggagtttgagaccagcctggccaacatggtgaaacctcatctctactaaaaattagccgggcatggtggcaggcgcctgtaatcccagctactcaggaggctgaggcaggagaatcgcttgaacccagtaggtggaggatgcagtgagccaagatcacgccattgcacgccagcctgggcgacagagtgagactctgtctcaaaaaaaaaaaaacaacgacaacaacaacaaaaaaaacagtggagaaaaaaaaaattaggtatccTGATTTGCTGTagtagtaatttttaaagatataacaaGCTGACATTCTGTCTAAACCAGATAAAATCTGTCTAAGAGAATTGACTTCATAAACTATACTGCTGATTACCACCATACAACAGGGAACTAGAGACAATGTCTACCATCACTACTCTATCGCCCCTAATTTGTTTCAAAgagttcattttgttttcctaactTACCTGAGGTCTCTGAAGAAAGCTCAGAAGGTTGACTGTTGCATGGTTTCCTTTCCCCTAGTTTTTCTAACACAGAATCCTCCTCGGCCGGCAAGCTGCACTTTTTCCCCGTTCCTGTGACGGTTTCTAAAGGTAATAACAAAAGCCACACACGTTTCAGAGAAGCATGATTTCAGCTATTTTCCATCTGCCAGAAATTGGATATGGGATTAGTTTCTGAGGAGTTCTCCTACAAGGGGCAGCAAAGGAGTGAAGTGGTAGTTGGAAGCTGAAGTTGGGAAGGTATGTCTagttatgttacttttttttttttttttgagatggagtttttcactctttgttgctcaggctggagtgcaatggtgcgatctcggctcaccacaacctccgtctcccaggttcaagtgattctcctgcctcagcctcccgagtagctgggattacaggcatgcgccaccatgcccggctaattttgtatttttagtggagacggggtttctccatgttggtcaggctagtcttgaattcccgacctcaggtgatccgcccacctcggccgcccaaagtgctgggattacaggtgtgagccaccatgcccggtcaatGTTTCGTTTTTTAAGATGGGAAAAATAACAAACGTTTGTTAAATGGGTGGGAATGATCCaatgaaaaaagatttaaattggTATGAGGGGCAAAAAAGGGAAGAATACATGGGGCAATATATCGAGTAGGAAAGAGGAGATGGAATCTAGGGCAAAATGAGGAGAGGTTGGTCTTAATTAGGAGCAGGAACAGTTTACTTATAAAAACGGGAACTTTCATAAGCAGAGACCATGGATACAGATACAAGTAGTTGGGTAGATAATGGAATAGAAGTTTGTCGATGTTCTATTTTATTGCTTGACTTATCTGCAAGAAAAACAGGACAATCAGCAGAGAATGAACATAGAAAAggtgttggaggtgggaggagggtaaaGGCGGGAAAGAGTTGTCTAGGAGAGCAGGAGTATGAATAAACTTGCAAAGTACAGTGTGACTGTCTGTACTTTACCTGGCATGATGTTTGTCCTTAGTCTTCTCGAGACTACAACCTGGTAGAGAGAAATACTGAGAATAAGCACAAGCACGTACCTGGTGAAATCATGAAAGTAGGTGCAGCTGACTGCCCCACATCCTGCAGAGATTCTAAATGGGAATCCTCACTTATTCCTTTTTGTGTTTGTGCAATTTCCATGTCTTTAATTGGAACTGGTGTTGCCTCTGTTTCTGAGAGTGGTGGAACATCTTTGGCTGGAGTCACATTGTTGGCCAGGGTCAGAACCCCATCCTTAGCCAGGGGTGCTTCTGTTTTGAGGGCTGGGACCTGATCCTCAGTCAGGGCCACCTCCATTTCTGGAGGCAGACATACGTTCTTGATGAGAACTACTTCTGTTTCTGGAGGTGGAGTCACATCCTTGCCCAGAGCCATTTCTGTTTCTGATAGTGGAGACATGTCCTTCAACAAGCCCACTTCTTTTACTGTGGACGGAGCCACATCCTTGGCCGGGGCTATTTCTGTTTCTGGGAGTTGAGCCATGTCCTTGACTGGGGCCACCTCTGCTTCTAAAGGTAGTGCTTTATCCTTGGTCAAGATCACGTTGGTTTCCGGGGGCAGTGTCATGTCCCTGGCCAGGGCTACCTCTGTTTCTGAGGACAAAGCCACCTTCTCAGCAGAGGATATTTCTGTGGATGATATAATGTCATTAGCCTGTGCCACCTCTATTTCTGAGAGTAATACCAAATCCTTGGCTGGGACTATCTTGTTTTCTTTGGGTGGTCCCATGTCCTTGGAAGGAGCCAAGTCCATTTTTATAGGAGATgccctctctgtttctttcttgttttctttgggTGGTCCCATGTCCTTGGAAGGGGCTAAGTCCATTTTTATAGGAGATGccctctctgtttctttcaaCAGTGTCACATCCTTGGCTGGGGCTACCTCTGTTTCTGTGGGCAGTACCACATTCTTGGCTGAAGATACATCTGTTTCTGTGGGCCATCTGACATCCTTAACCAGGGCCACTTCTTTTTCTGTGGGTAGTTCCATGTCCTTGACTAGGGCCATATCTGATTCCATGGATGGCTGCATGTCCTTGGCCAGTGTCACATCTAATTTGGTGGGTGATTCCATATCTTTAGCCAATGCCACCTCGGTTTTTGTAGCTAGTGCCATGTCCTTGGCGAGGGCCATCTCTGTTTCTTTAGATGGTGCCATGTCAGTAGTCTTCAGTCCCATCATTATTTCCAATGCTTGTGCTGGTGGCCTCTCTTCTGATGCCATTTCTATCTCCTTGGCTAGCTCTAAGGGAACTAAATTGGAAATTTAGGACACATCATTGTCTACTCATACCTTTGCATTAAAAATGCTTACTTTCTTCAGGCATGAGAGTATTTGGCTTTTGTGACCATAAGACTGTACACATAACTAAGAATTAAtgttaggccgggcacagtggctcacgcctgtaatcccagaactttgggaggccgaggcggatggatcatctgaggtcaggagttcgagaccagcctgacaaacatggtgaaaccctgtctctactaaaaatacagaaattagccatgcagtggcaggcgcctgtaatcccagctacttgggaggctgaagcaggagaattgctagaacccaggaggcggagtttgcaatgaaccgagatcacggcattgcactccagcctgggggacagggcaagagtccgtctcaaaaaaaaaaaaaaaaaaagaagaagaagctaaTGTCAAGTAACATATTCTGCCTACTCTTTGACAGTCTCAACACTTGGAAGAATAAGATGTAAAATACTGGGAGGACAAGTAGTGGAGGAGAAAtggcaaagaagagagaaaacatagGCTTCAAAAATAACACGGGCACAGAATTAGTATTAGAAAGATAATCTGTGGGACAGCAGGTCAGTCATGCTTCCTATCAAGAAAAACTCCAGAGTTCTAAATCTGtactgaatttttgtttttgttttttgagacacggtctcacgctgttgcccaagctggagtgcagtagcatgatctcggctcccgggttcaagcaattctcctgtctcagcctccctagtagctgggattataggtacacgccaccacgctgagcttatttatttatttatttagctctttcacccaggctggagtgcagtggcgcaatctcggctgacagcaacctctgccttccggtttcaagtgattctcctgcctcagcctccctagtagctgggattacaggcacctgccaccacgcccagctaattttttgtatttttagtagagacggggtttcaccatgttggccaggctggtctcgaactcctgacctcaggtgatctgcccgccttggcctcccaaagtgttgggattacaggcgtgagccaccgtgcctagaccaatttttgtattttttgtagaaatggggtttcaccatgttggctgggctggtctggaactcctgacctcaagtgatctgcctgcctcagcttcccaaagtgctgggattataagtgtgagccaccacaccaggccgtAAATCTgtactgaattaaaaaaaaaaattctgatacctaatacaatgaaaatgtgatgaaaaaaatatatatatgttaaaaaatttaaaaaaagtatttatgtGCCCGTTAACCCTAAGTGTTATAGTTCAACAATTTAATTCCTCCAGTGGTGATATCACTAATATAAGCAAAACATTTGTGATTGTTCTGAAATTTTTATACCTGCTGTAAGCTGCTAAAAAATACACCTGATGATTTATATTGATTACCAATACTGCAACCATTAACTGATAAAGGGAGTCTCTAATAGTTTACCTGCCGTTGGCTGAGGAGGTTCTGCAACAGCCTCTGGGGAAACAAAGGACTCTGAGTGTGGAGAGTTTAAGGCTTCCACAGACCACCCCTGAGGTACAACAGCTGTGTTGCAGGGAGACATACCTAATATTGAAacacaaacaaatacattttgaaactTAGTAAACATTGGAAACAAAAggtatttgatatatttttgttttgttttgttttgtttgttttttttttgagacagagtttcgctctgttgcccacgcagacagagtgaagtggcgtgatctcggctcactgcaagctccgcttcccgggttcacgccattctcctgcctcagtctcccgagtagctgggactacaggcgcctgccacagctcccggctaattttttgtatttttagtagaggcggggtttcacca is drawn from Homo sapiens chromosome 3, GRCh38.p14 Primary Assembly and contains these coding sequences:
- the MAP4 gene encoding microtubule-associated protein 4 isoform X14, translated to MADLSLADALTEPSPDIEGEIKRDFIATLEAEAFDDVVGETVGKTDYIPLLDVDEKTGNSESKKKPCSETSQIEDTPSSKPTLLANGGHGVEGSDTTGSPTEFLEEKMAYQEYPNSQNWPEDTNFCFQPEQVVDPIQTDPFKMYHDDDLADLVFPSSATADTSIFAGQNDPLKDSYGMSPCNTAVVPQGWSVEALNSPHSESFVSPEAVAEPPQPTAVPLELAKEIEMASEERPPAQALEIMMGLKTTDMAPSKETEMALAKDMALATKTEVALAKDMESPTKLDVTLAKDMQPSMESDMALVKDMELPTEKEVALVKDVRWPTETDVSSAKNVVLPTETEVAPAKDVTLLKETERASPIKMDLAPSKDMGPPKENKKETERASPIKMDLAPSKDMGPPKENKIVPAKDLVLLSEIEVAQANDIISSTEISSAEKVALSSETEVALARDMTLPPETNVILTKDKALPLEAEVAPVKDMAQLPETEIAPAKDVAPSTVKEVGLLKDMSPLSETEMALGKDVTPPPETEVVLIKNVCLPPEMEVALTEDQVPALKTEAPLAKDGVLTLANNVTPAKDVPPLSETEATPVPIKDMEIAQTQKGISEDSHLESLQDVGQSAAPTFMISPETVTGTGKKCSLPAEEDSVLEKLGERKPCNSQPSELSSETSANFMYCGTPPTQAKQVCRPSDRRSTRPKPARVPPELLGGSPPWKTLDHRLGHCSLSESGWVSGSSSCGGPGNQRKSIHVDSLEPQRDLGREAWDIESTPIMMKKKKKKPKQKRYSQPRAGGPSDDDNADKPKGHPFAADTQKSGVLPSQPTTMGTEYGLVSGENLKRECLVNSSAARLVAENFVSESLRIPLYPSEEAPKTAISSQSKLRVEEESKSNKSVLQNQDKKLLKQHEYKPQPAPHLKTPVDKSQSVGPLNLKGPLAEVSAYNVETPLDIRLKEGCSPFLDQEVMGVVSKPTAAKEIPNLVPTLIASNPLECNLKEGNNESKMTKLQNVKLKEFPEGAEEDKELKKEAFPNERQEISIFTSEQLQGQVLVQVPGVENEPFKRMAGDGKSRKGRGSSGKMRTDSGKVKAKSELPFLLDSQKDGRAVLIPSEPVSKTEGMTTQDKSEELGLNSSKQPGTKADLTEAVVMGEPKEMTQPKVAGTMQALIPLESGSGMTQTSGVSTETGDVVKDMGVNNQSKEGRCPWKDHEAAPWISEKPKKRGNEGKSKKFKNNYSTQPARMERKEEILNPPFEGKDGDTGSIPHKSKEIGFTFPKMHDSSFSHTPDTPTVEAVDRKGGNFQVNFVELGTLGENKISTVKASTVTEPPAKVTDVSCQEQIQGAGFVPSVVSEENKTDAANRYTAVADKPSKRSNDGKSKKVKNSSPEKHILENKIDATKIHVPMETTGDQGIEGMAYMDENRNITFTCPRTPSELINKSSPLEVLESAACEKLPTPTPQVVKEGDSFPDTLAKNGQEIAPAQISKSLMVDNYTKDGVPGQERPKGPSAVVPSTSTGGVALPITTAIETVNIHGDHSLKNKAELADSMKNEAGIDEGHVIGESESVHSGASKHSVEKVTELAKGHLLPGVPVEDQSLPGEARALEGYADRGNFPAHPVNEEKETKEGSVAVQIPDLLEDKAQKLSFCEDQNAQDRNSKGSDSLNKKVDLTLLSPKSENDKLKEISLACKITELESVSLPTPEIQSDFLHSKVEAPPSEVADTLVIMTASKGVRLPEPKDKILETPQKMTEKSESKTPGEGKKEDKSRMAEPMKGYMRPTKSRGLTPLLPKSTIQEQERHKQLKSAGIARPEEGRPVVSGTGNDITTPPNKELPPSPEKKTKPLATTQPAKTSTSKAKTQPTSLPKQPAPTTIGGLNKKPMSLASGLVPAAPPKRPAVASARPSILPSKDVKPKPIADAKAPEKRASPSKPASAPASRSGSKSTQTVAKTTTAAAVASTGPSSRSPSTLLPKKPTAIKTEGKPAEVKKMTAKSVPADLSRPKSTSTSSMKKTTTLSGTAPAAGVVPSRVKATPMPSRPSTTPFIDKKPTSAKPSSTTPRLSRLATNTSAPDLKNVRSKVGSTENIKHQPGGGRAKVEKKTEAAATTRKPESNAVTKTAGPIASAQKQPAGKVQIVSKKVSYSHIQSKCGSKDNIKHVPGGGNVQIQNKKVDISKVSSKCGSKANIKHKPGGGDVKIESQKLNFKEKAQAKVGSLDNVGHLPAGGAVKTEGGGSEAPLCPGPPAGEEPAISEAAPEAGAPTSASGLNGHPTLSGGGDQREAQTLDSQIQETSI